In one window of Gossypium arboreum isolate Shixiya-1 chromosome 4, ASM2569848v2, whole genome shotgun sequence DNA:
- the LOC108475843 gene encoding uncharacterized protein LOC108475843: MCKGGSFSRAQVMEVIINEVVLEARHVQRWKFHDRSRTLPGVPIVLTVTEDENQWWRFECRQIEGDMHCIRCTAWSGFVGPRIDARLTLYAQQDGENFHRMKVIMRD, encoded by the exons ATGTGCAAAG ggggttcaTTTAGCAGAGCTCAAGTGATGGAGGTGATCATCAACGAAGTTGTTCTCGAAGCACGCCATGTGCAAAGGTGGAAGTTTCATGATCGTAGCCGTACACTTCCTGGTGTTCCGATTGTTTTAACGGTTACGGAAGACGAGAATCAATGGTGGCGGTTTGAATGCCGCCAGATTGAAGGAGACATGCACTGCATCCGCTGCACAGCGTGGAGCGGCTTTGTTGGACCAAGGATCGATGCTAGGCTCACTCTTTATGCTCAACAAGACGGTGAGAACTTCCACAGAATGAAGGTGATAATGAGGGACTAG